In Romboutsia lituseburensis, a genomic segment contains:
- a CDS encoding ATP-binding protein, which produces MKNLQNENIQYICSKCRDMTFIIKDNEAYPCECREMREAQAILEKSGISKEFRSKTFDNFDYSHSMQTIDAYKKAKQYVKDFENILDTRHNSIMFMGQVGSGKTHLSLAIANKLMENQIGVVYMGYRDVLTSIKQNIMDDVYYHKVMNRYKNAKVLLIDDLFKGNITNSDINIVFELINHRYFNNLPIIVSTEKSFEELLDIDEAIGSRLIEMSKNYLITIKGKKLNYRIYSK; this is translated from the coding sequence TTGAAGAACTTACAAAATGAAAATATACAATACATATGCTCTAAATGTAGAGATATGACATTTATTATAAAAGACAATGAAGCATATCCTTGTGAATGTAGAGAAATGAGAGAAGCACAAGCAATACTTGAAAAAAGCGGGATAAGTAAAGAATTTAGAAGTAAAACCTTTGATAATTTCGATTACTCACATAGTATGCAAACTATAGATGCATATAAAAAGGCAAAACAATATGTTAAAGATTTTGAAAACATATTAGATACTAGACATAATTCTATTATGTTTATGGGGCAAGTAGGATCCGGAAAAACTCATTTATCATTAGCTATAGCCAACAAACTTATGGAAAATCAAATTGGTGTTGTATATATGGGCTATAGAGATGTTTTAACAAGTATAAAACAAAACATTATGGATGACGTTTATTATCATAAGGTTATGAATAGATATAAAAATGCCAAAGTACTTTTAATAGATGATTTGTTTAAAGGAAATATTACAAACAGTGATATAAATATTGTTTTTGAACTTATAAACCATAGATATTTTAATAATTTACCTATAATTGTTAGTACGGAAAAGTCTTTTGAGGAGCTTTTAGATATTGATGAGGCTATTGGTAGCAGGTTGATTGAAATGAGTAAAAATTACTTGATAACTATAAAAGGAAAGAAATTAAATTATAGAATATATTCAAAATAA
- a CDS encoding serine hydrolase domain-containing protein — MNINNLIDKDFSGVIRIKKCENIILEKALGLANISYNVDNEIDTKFAIASGGKVFVAVAILKLIEEKKLAFDDCIGNLLDIDLKEIDPKITIHQLLNHTSGIPDYFDESVMKDYDELWNDYPNYKIRNSIDILPLFIDKPMMYPRGEKFQYNNTGYVVLGLIIEKILNIPFDKYLEDIIFNPCNMLNTGYYELDRLPSNCATGYIYDDERKEFYSNIYSIDVKGTGAGGVFTTISDIDKFWENLLNRKILSDNMFSKMLSPQVDEQCYGYGIWLKKVSDDIFTPYLQGCDPGVSFLTSFDRQRNTCIILISNFGSNVWKLHKDIISELL, encoded by the coding sequence TTGAATATAAACAATTTAATAGATAAAGATTTTAGTGGAGTAATACGTATAAAAAAATGTGAAAATATCATTTTAGAAAAAGCACTTGGATTAGCAAATATTTCATATAATGTAGATAATGAAATTGATACAAAATTTGCTATAGCTTCAGGAGGAAAAGTTTTTGTTGCAGTTGCAATTCTAAAATTAATAGAAGAAAAAAAACTTGCCTTTGATGATTGTATAGGTAATCTTTTAGATATAGATTTAAAAGAGATTGATCCTAAAATTACAATCCACCAATTATTAAATCATACTTCTGGAATTCCAGATTATTTTGATGAATCTGTTATGAAAGATTATGATGAACTATGGAATGATTATCCTAACTATAAAATAAGAAATTCTATAGATATATTGCCACTTTTTATAGATAAGCCAATGATGTATCCAAGGGGGGAGAAATTCCAATATAATAATACTGGATATGTAGTTTTAGGTCTTATTATTGAAAAAATTTTAAATATTCCTTTCGATAAATATCTAGAGGATATTATATTTAATCCTTGTAATATGTTAAATACAGGATATTATGAACTTGATAGGCTACCATCAAATTGTGCTACAGGATATATTTATGATGATGAAAGAAAGGAATTCTATAGTAATATTTATAGCATAGATGTAAAAGGTACTGGAGCAGGAGGTGTATTTACAACCATTTCAGATATTGATAAGTTTTGGGAAAATCTATTAAATAGAAAAATACTTTCAGATAATATGTTTTCTAAAATGCTCTCACCACAAGTAGATGAGCAGTGTTATGGTTATGGAATTTGGTTAAAAAAGGTATCAGATGATATATTTACTCCGTATTTACAAGGATGCGATCCAGGAGTTAGTTTTCTAACATCTTTTGATAGACAGAGAAATACGTGTATTATACTAATAAGTAATTTTGGTTCTAATGTATGGAAACTACATAAGGATATAATAAGTGAGTTGCTGTAA
- a CDS encoding GyrI-like domain-containing protein: MKYEWRKKEKEYYIPKEKPQLVEIPEFKYFTLKGQGNPNTEAFKECIGVLYSLSYAIRMMPKNGINPDGYFEYTVYPLEGIWDLTEEGRLEETLNKDELVYKLMIRQPDFVTEEIVKTAMEIVKKKKPHPLLEKVEFESIKEGLCVQMLHVGPYDDEPRTFSVMKEFCIENNLEIKTLAHKEIYLSDFRKAEASKLKTVLRYLVNYK; the protein is encoded by the coding sequence ATGAAATATGAGTGGAGAAAAAAAGAAAAGGAATATTATATACCAAAAGAAAAACCACAGTTAGTAGAAATACCAGAATTTAAGTATTTCACATTAAAAGGACAAGGGAACCCAAATACAGAAGCCTTCAAAGAATGTATAGGCGTATTATACTCGTTGTCTTATGCAATCAGGATGATGCCTAAAAATGGAATAAATCCAGATGGATATTTTGAATATACAGTATATCCTTTAGAAGGAATATGGGATTTAACAGAAGAAGGTAGATTAGAAGAAACTTTAAATAAAGACGAGCTTGTTTATAAATTAATGATTAGACAACCTGATTTTGTAACAGAAGAAATTGTAAAAACAGCTATGGAAATAGTTAAAAAGAAGAAACCACATCCATTATTAGAAAAAGTAGAGTTTGAATCAATCAAAGAAGGTCTTTGTGTTCAAATGCTTCATGTTGGTCCATATGATGATGAACCAAGAACTTTTTCAGTTATGAAAGAGTTTTGTATTGAAAATAATCTAGAAATAAAAACTTTAGCTCATAAAGAAATTTATCTTTCAGATTTTAGAAAAGCGGAAGCTTCTAAATTAAAAACAGTTCTTAGATATTTGGTAAACTATAAATGA
- a CDS encoding DnaD domain protein, whose amino-acid sequence MAIYRNIQIDYWQDGFILDLTPEEKYFYIYLLTNSKTSQCGIYELPKRIIETETGYNRESVEKLLERFESYGKIVYSNETKEIYVKNWLRYNKINSPKVKKCIENELSKIKNKSFINLFLQQCKSENYIINIDELTTNDENNLSDPEIQVIEKNINEQSVKGLTTKEANINNKGNYNEEIDKYKILYEQNIGIINNLIETWLYELYKEIDYELFKHAIEIATNKGKMNKGYISGIIKKWTENNIKNINDLKNYEYQIKNKGGKNGEYKHKHSKSKYAQSLEDEDDGLYQKPTEEQLQAARREFEELTK is encoded by the coding sequence ATGGCAATTTATAGAAACATTCAAATAGATTATTGGCAAGATGGATTTATACTAGATTTAACACCAGAAGAAAAGTATTTTTACATTTACTTACTAACAAATAGTAAAACAAGCCAATGTGGCATATACGAATTACCAAAGAGAATAATAGAAACAGAAACTGGGTATAACAGAGAAAGTGTAGAAAAGCTTTTAGAAAGGTTTGAAAGCTATGGGAAAATAGTATATAGCAATGAAACTAAAGAAATATATGTGAAAAACTGGCTAAGATACAATAAAATAAATAGCCCAAAGGTTAAAAAATGTATAGAAAATGAATTATCAAAAATTAAGAATAAGTCATTTATAAACTTATTTTTACAACAATGTAAATCTGAAAATTACATAATAAATATAGATGAACTAACAACAAATGATGAAAATAATTTAAGTGATCCAGAAATTCAAGTTATAGAAAAAAATATAAACGAGCAAAGTGTAAAAGGATTAACGACAAAAGAAGCAAATATAAATAATAAAGGGAATTATAATGAAGAAATAGATAAATATAAAATTTTATATGAACAAAATATAGGGATTATAAATAACCTAATAGAGACTTGGTTATATGAATTATACAAAGAAATAGACTATGAATTATTTAAACATGCCATAGAAATAGCCACAAATAAAGGCAAGATGAACAAAGGATATATAAGTGGAATAATTAAAAAATGGACGGAAAATAATATAAAAAATATAAATGATTTAAAAAACTATGAATATCAAATAAAAAATAAGGGGGGAAAAAATGGAGAATATAAACACAAGCATTCAAAATCTAAATATGCCCAATCACTTGAAGATGAGGATGATGGACTTTATCAAAAACCAACAGAAGAACAACTACAAGCAGCAAGAAGAGAATTTGAAGAACTTACAAAATGA
- a CDS encoding YqaJ viral recombinase family protein — translation MNQITITLQNNNEYLAKIELCKILKTITNENVTADNVENIIVTDCDIKTNNQKDKILKTKKLKSRKYLDANVIYETKDMSKNDWLKARKEGIGGSDAASVVGANPYKSAITVYLDKIDNDIKENGLNNNYKSNNILDSSLYKNHDESKNYKMELGNKLENFVAREFTLKTGKKVRSVNGILKNDKYPFAIANIDKAVSGEKAFLECVVTNSFVKKEWIKEVPLQYKIQCYHYMAVSGATHAYVAALIGNEELIIHKIDREENIIKDIMKLEESFWNDFIIGDKIPMTDGSFEYSNYLNNKYKYSKEDTLILFEKESILNRYDELHKDIKKYEKEKKAIEQYLKDQIQEYELAYIGDRKITWKNQSKTTIDTKLLKKEQPEIAAKYMKVTNTRVFRI, via the coding sequence ATGAACCAAATAACTATAACACTACAAAATAATAATGAATACTTAGCAAAAATTGAATTATGCAAAATACTAAAAACAATAACAAATGAAAATGTAACGGCAGATAACGTAGAAAATATAATAGTCACAGATTGTGACATTAAAACCAATAATCAAAAGGATAAAATATTAAAAACAAAAAAATTAAAATCTAGAAAGTACTTAGATGCAAATGTAATTTATGAAACAAAAGATATGAGTAAAAATGATTGGCTAAAAGCTAGGAAAGAAGGTATAGGAGGTAGTGATGCAGCTAGTGTAGTTGGAGCAAATCCTTATAAAAGTGCTATAACTGTTTACTTAGATAAAATAGATAATGATATCAAAGAAAATGGTTTAAATAATAACTATAAAAGTAATAATATTTTAGATTCATCGTTATATAAAAATCATGATGAGTCTAAAAATTACAAAATGGAATTAGGTAACAAATTAGAAAACTTCGTAGCACGTGAATTTACATTAAAAACAGGAAAAAAAGTTAGAAGTGTAAATGGGATACTAAAAAATGATAAATATCCATTTGCCATAGCTAATATAGACAAAGCAGTAAGTGGAGAAAAAGCATTTTTAGAATGTGTAGTTACAAATAGCTTTGTAAAAAAAGAATGGATAAAAGAAGTACCACTACAATATAAAATTCAATGCTATCACTATATGGCAGTAAGTGGAGCTACTCATGCTTATGTAGCAGCACTTATAGGAAATGAAGAATTAATAATTCATAAAATAGATAGAGAAGAAAATATTATAAAAGATATTATGAAATTAGAAGAAAGCTTTTGGAATGACTTCATAATAGGAGATAAAATACCTATGACAGATGGAAGCTTTGAATATTCTAATTACTTAAATAATAAATATAAATACAGCAAAGAAGATACATTAATATTGTTTGAGAAAGAAAGTATTTTAAATAGATATGATGAGCTACATAAAGATATAAAAAAATATGAAAAAGAGAAAAAAGCTATAGAACAATATTTAAAAGATCAAATACAAGAATATGAATTAGCTTATATAGGAGATAGAAAAATAACTTGGAAAAATCAAAGTAAAACTACGATAGATACAAAATTACTTAAAAAAGAACAACCAGAAATAGCAGCAAAATATATGAAAGTTACAAATACTAGAGTGTTTAGGATTTAA
- a CDS encoding N-acetylmuramoyl-L-alanine amidase: protein MRKRTLKNIAMLSILSTMIVSNYNIANASGYKVIVDPGHGGKDNGSAYSGHIEDSINLQIANKVSNKLRAEGIAVEMTRDDDTYVSLLNRAIKSNNSDADLFISIHQNASENSNANGVETYYMGNSNKKLAKSIHKNVLANTEAKDRYVRKGNLQVLRDNQKPSILLECGFISNNNEGYNLSTKAYQEKVADGVVEGIKDYLYSNNSSSQDKNDNKNHHTNNDKEVLNGNKIVLNDVNVMSGRGNNFNTIGTLEKGTKVEVIDTKFDWHKIKYKDGYAYVSGVYVK, encoded by the coding sequence TTGAGAAAAAGGACACTAAAGAATATAGCAATGTTATCAATATTATCAACTATGATAGTTTCAAATTATAATATAGCAAATGCAAGTGGCTATAAAGTAATTGTAGATCCTGGACATGGAGGCAAAGATAATGGAAGTGCGTACAGTGGACATATAGAAGATTCTATAAACCTACAAATTGCAAATAAAGTAAGCAACAAATTAAGAGCAGAAGGAATAGCTGTTGAAATGACAAGAGATGATGATACATATGTATCATTATTAAACAGAGCAATCAAATCAAATAATTCAGATGCAGATTTATTCATATCAATACATCAAAACGCATCTGAAAATTCAAATGCTAATGGTGTAGAAACTTATTATATGGGGAATTCAAACAAAAAGTTAGCAAAGTCTATACATAAAAATGTATTGGCAAATACTGAGGCAAAAGATAGATATGTAAGAAAAGGAAACCTTCAAGTATTAAGAGATAATCAAAAGCCTTCTATATTATTAGAGTGTGGATTTATATCAAATAATAATGAAGGATATAATTTAAGTACAAAAGCATATCAAGAAAAAGTAGCTGATGGAGTAGTTGAAGGAATAAAAGATTATTTATATTCAAATAATTCAAGTAGCCAAGATAAAAATGATAATAAAAATCACCATACAAATAATGATAAAGAAGTACTAAATGGTAATAAAATTGTATTAAATGATGTAAATGTTATGAGCGGTAGAGGTAACAACTTTAATACAATAGGAACTTTAGAAAAAGGTACTAAGGTTGAAGTTATAGATACTAAATTTGATTGGCATAAAATTAAATACAAAGATGGATACGCATATGTATCTGGAGTATATGTAAAATAA
- a CDS encoding helix-turn-helix domain-containing protein: MSFGLRLKELRTKRNVTQQQLADYIGVGRTAIAGYETKDKCPDFDKLRLIAKFFNVTTDYLLEIDDNEKRLYNSDTTIATHRVNFGEDLPEEAYEELESILNYIRHKYKKD, encoded by the coding sequence ATGTCATTTGGTTTGAGATTAAAAGAGCTTAGAACAAAACGTAATGTAACTCAGCAACAACTGGCTGATTATATTGGTGTTGGAAGAACTGCTATTGCAGGATATGAAACAAAAGACAAGTGTCCTGATTTTGATAAGCTTAGACTTATTGCAAAATTTTTTAATGTTACTACAGATTACTTGTTAGAAATTGATGATAATGAAAAAAGATTATACAATAGTGATACCACTATTGCTACTCATAGAGTGAATTTTGGTGAAGATTTACCTGAGGAAGCTTATGAGGAATTGGAGTCAATTTTAAATTATATAAGGCATAAATACAAAAAGGATTAA
- a CDS encoding helix-turn-helix transcriptional regulator encodes MKSNLIQKRKKKKMTQQEVADKVSICRTHYNRIESGDRNPSHMVAVKIKNVLDCNYEDIFKTN; translated from the coding sequence ATGAAAAGTAACCTTATACAAAAAAGGAAAAAGAAAAAAATGACTCAGCAAGAAGTAGCTGACAAAGTATCAATATGTAGAACTCATTACAATAGAATCGAAAGTGGTGATAGAAATCCATCACATATGGTTGCAGTAAAAATTAAAAATGTACTTGATTGCAATTATGAAGATATATTTAAGACGAATTAA
- a CDS encoding ImmA/IrrE family metallo-endopeptidase — protein sequence MDKLEELFKLCEKENIKIEYVTFSSSVLGLYVKDIDTYPVILLDKSLLSDRLKSMEVLSEEVGHFYTTTGNHAIRLLHYSNRLCLNSVEIKACRWACNFLIDDEDLVKCALCSTDFYELSEMLDVPHVMLLHKIKFLSLEKDFITSKCGHTLYIENGSRLYFK from the coding sequence ATGGATAAGTTAGAAGAATTGTTCAAGTTATGCGAAAAAGAAAATATAAAAATTGAGTACGTTACTTTTAGTTCAAGTGTACTTGGTCTTTATGTAAAAGATATAGATACTTATCCTGTTATATTGTTAGACAAAAGTTTATTAAGTGATAGGTTAAAGTCTATGGAGGTACTGTCTGAAGAAGTTGGGCATTTTTATACTACTACTGGAAATCATGCTATTAGATTGCTTCATTATAGCAATAGATTGTGCTTAAATAGTGTAGAAATTAAGGCTTGTAGATGGGCGTGCAATTTCCTTATTGATGATGAGGATTTAGTTAAGTGTGCTCTGTGTTCTACTGATTTCTATGAACTTAGTGAAATGTTAGATGTTCCTCATGTGATGCTTTTACATAAGATTAAATTTTTAAGCTTAGAAAAGGATTTTATAACTTCTAAATGTGGTCATACGCTATATATAGAAAATGGGTCTAGGTTGTACTTTAAATAG